TCCAATATCGATACCTATGCCGCCGTTAAATTCTATATCGATAACTGGCGCTGGCAGGGTGTTCCTTTCTACGTGCGTACAGGTAAATACCTGCACCAGAAAGCCACCAACATCGTTATTCAGTTTAAAGAAGCTCCTCACTACGCATTCCCTGCAGAAGCTGCCCAGACATGGCGTCCTAACCGCCTGACTATCAGCATTCAGCCGGAAATGGATATCCGTATCAGGTTCCAGGCTAAACGCCCGGGTCAGACCATGACCCTGGACCCGGTAGATATGACCTTTAACTACGACACCGCAAACGGAGAACATGCACCTGAAGCATATGAGACCCTGCTGCTCGACGTAATGGAAGGCGACGCTACCCTGTTTATGCGTGGCGATCAGGTAGATGCCGCATGGCGCGTAATCATGCCAATCCTGGAAACATGGGAAAACCGCACACCGCAGGACTTCCCGAATTATGCCCCCGATTCATGGGGCCCGGATGAGGCAGATGTGCTCGTTGCCCGCGACGGTCACAGCTGGATCAACTTACCAACAAAATAAATTTTCAACGGGCTAAGCACAATACACTTAGCCCGTTTTCTTTTATAAAACCTTATCTCATGGAATTACATATAGCAAAAGATCCTGCCCAGCTCAGTGAAAACGTGGCCGCCTGGATCAGCAACTATATTCTTGAAGTATTACAGAGCCAGGAACGCTTCACCTTCGTACTTTCCGGTGGCAGTACGCCTAAGCAACTGTATAAACTGCTTGCAAAAGCACCTTACAATACCATGATCCCATGGGAAAAACTGCATTTTTTCTGGGGCGATGAAAGGGCCGTTCCTTTCGAAGATGATCGTAATAACGCCCGTATGGCGTATGATGAGCTGCTTAACCTGGTACCGGTAAATCCGGATAATATCCATGTGATGCGCACAGACATCGAGCCGGAAGCTGCTGCTGCGGAATATGAAAAAGTTATCCGCTCTTATTATGATGAAGATGATATCACCTTCGACCTGGTATTATTAGGTATGGGAGATGATGGACATACGTTGTCCCTCTTCCCCGGATTACCCATTGTACACGAACAGGATGCCTGGGTGAAAGCTTTCTGGCTCGAAGCACAGAACATGTACCGCATTACGCTGACAGCCCCAGTTGTCAACAGCGCAGCCTGCGTACTGTTTATGGCTACCGGCGCCGCCAAAGCCATTACGCTGAAAAATGTGATCGAAGGTACTTTCGATGCAGACAAATATCCTTCCCAGCTGATTCGCCCTGAAGATGGTGAACTGCACTGGTTTGTTGATGAAGCTGCCGCTTCTGCAATGGAGTAAGCTGCATTACCCGCATACACAAAAAAATAGGGGGTCACCTGCGGTGACCCCCTATTTTTTAACATGAATTTCTTTAGCCGGAGGCAGAAAAAATTCATGTTAAAAAACGATAAAAAGAACTAGACCCGCGCCCCGCTTTCACTTAAATTTAGTAGCTTACGTTACATAAGCGATGAGATATGTTTGAAAAGCCCATATTCGATGCACATTTGCACATAATAGACCATCAGCATCCCTTACAGCCTAATCAGGGCTATCTGCCTCCAGCCTTTACCGTAGCAGATTACAAAGAACGTACATCTGATCTCGAAATTGCCGGCGGCGCTGTGGTTTCAGGTTCCTTCCAGGGATTCGATCAGTCATACCTGATTGATGCCCTCAAAGAACTGGGACCCTCTTTTGTAGGGGTGACGCAGATCCCGGCCACCACACCGGATGAAGACATTATTGCACTCAACGATGCCGGTGTACGTGCCGTCAGGTTTAATATCCAGCGCGGAGGCTCCGAGAGTATCCTCTACCTGGAAAAACTGGCACTTCGTGTATACGACCTCGTAAAGTGGCATGTGGAATTATATGTAGATTCCCGCCAGCTGCCCAGTATTTCCACCACCCTGCGCAAACTGCCTAAAGTGGTGATAGACCACCTGGGCCTGTCTAAAGCAGGATTCAAATACCTGCTGCCATTGGTAGAAAAAGGAGCCATCGTTAAAGCTACCGGCTTCAGCCGTTGCGATTTCGATGTAGTACCAGCCATGAAACAAATCACGGCCATTAATCCGGCAGCACTGATATTCGGCACCGACTTCCCTGCCACCAGGGCTCTCCGGCCATTTAATCTAAGCGACCTGCAACTGATAGTAAAAAACTTTTCTGCTGATATGGTGAACCGGATCTGTTGGGATAATGCCATCCGCTTATACCACCCGAGCAATACCGGCGCCGTAGCTGCCAGATAGAATAAAGAAATCAGGTAAACCGGCCCAATCTCTATAACATAGAGATTGGGCCGGTTTCTTTTTGCCCCCTGTAACCTTCTGGTAAGAAACCCCGATATATAATTGTGAATATTTTCAAATTTCTTTCCACCCTGCTGACATAGGGTTGTCAAAACCCGGTGCTAAGTTTGTTTTATCATTAACCTATATAAACTATCCAAATGGCACAATCTTCTGTATTACGCGGCATGGCAACACTTACTTTTTATGCGGCAGATCACGCTGCAGCAAAGAAATGGTATACGGAGTTTTTTGGTGAAGCACCCTATTTCGATATGCCGGGATACTTCGAATTCCGCCTGGGCGACTATCAGCACGAACTGGGTATCATAGACGCCAAATACGCGCCTGCGGCCAGAGCTGCTGCCACTGGCGGCGCCATTACCTACTGGCATGTAAATGATATCAAAGCTACTTTCGATCA
The Chitinophaga sp. Cy-1792 genome window above contains:
- the pgl gene encoding 6-phosphogluconolactonase, which codes for MELHIAKDPAQLSENVAAWISNYILEVLQSQERFTFVLSGGSTPKQLYKLLAKAPYNTMIPWEKLHFFWGDERAVPFEDDRNNARMAYDELLNLVPVNPDNIHVMRTDIEPEAAAAEYEKVIRSYYDEDDITFDLVLLGMGDDGHTLSLFPGLPIVHEQDAWVKAFWLEAQNMYRITLTAPVVNSAACVLFMATGAAKAITLKNVIEGTFDADKYPSQLIRPEDGELHWFVDEAAASAME
- a CDS encoding amidohydrolase family protein; the encoded protein is MFEKPIFDAHLHIIDHQHPLQPNQGYLPPAFTVADYKERTSDLEIAGGAVVSGSFQGFDQSYLIDALKELGPSFVGVTQIPATTPDEDIIALNDAGVRAVRFNIQRGGSESILYLEKLALRVYDLVKWHVELYVDSRQLPSISTTLRKLPKVVIDHLGLSKAGFKYLLPLVEKGAIVKATGFSRCDFDVVPAMKQITAINPAALIFGTDFPATRALRPFNLSDLQLIVKNFSADMVNRICWDNAIRLYHPSNTGAVAAR
- a CDS encoding VOC family protein, producing MAQSSVLRGMATLTFYAADHAAAKKWYTEFFGEAPYFDMPGYFEFRLGDYQHELGIIDAKYAPAARAAATGGAITYWHVNDIKATFDQLTALGATEFEPITERGQEGSGFATAALTDPFGNIIGIMTNPHYVKMLQQKNA